Proteins co-encoded in one Echeneis naucrates chromosome 22, fEcheNa1.1, whole genome shotgun sequence genomic window:
- the zfp36l1a gene encoding mRNA decay activator protein ZFP36L1a, with product MTTAVVSPFFDFEVMNKNNKLLSYNNNLGAPHPMSVPCTGTNMPISSPTGALLDRKAVGSPSVGGVYQRRHSVSSTKFSQNQFLNSLKAADNSSLISGVGNASNNKENRLRDRSFSETGERLIHKCLGPASPTGGSSQVNSSRYKTELCRPFEENGSCKYGDKCQFAHGIHELRSLSRHPKYKTELCRTFHTIGFCPYGPRCHFIHNAEERRGPPQQSSPLNPSNKMERPRLQHSYSFAGFSNSAGLRDSPTSVTPPPTLFPDEVPDWPSSNPFTYSSQELANLFGPSLSGGPVGTEPNTPAPPSPTSTPYYFRPMLESPQMFESPSSPRDSLSDQEGYQSSCGGSLSGSESPTLDTTRRLPIFSRLSISDD from the exons ATGACCACAGCCGTGGTGTCGCCTTTCTTCGACTTCGAAGTAATGAACAAG aacaACAAACTGCTCAGCTATAACAACAACCTGGGTGCCCCCCATCCCATGTCTGTCCCTTGCACTGGCACCAACATGCCCATCTCCAGCCCCACCGGAGCCCTGCTGGACAGGAAAGCGGTGGGATCACCGTCGGTGGGAGGCGTGTACCAGCGGAGGCACTCTGTCAGCAGCACAAAGTTCAGCCAGAACCAGTTTCTGAACAGCCTGAAGGCAGCGGACAACTCCTCACTCATCTCAGGGGTTGGCAATGCCAGCAACAACAAGGAGAACCGCCTGCGGGATCGCTCCTTCTCTGAGACAGGTGAGAGGCTCATCCACAAGTGCCTGGGCCCAGCAAGCCCCACCGGCGGCAGCAGCCAAGTGAACTCCAGCAGATACAAGACGGAGCTTTGCAGGCCCTTTGAGGAGAACGGTTCCTGCAAATATGGAGACAAATGCCAGTTTGCTCATGGAATCCATGAACTGCGCAGCCTGAGCCGCCACCCCAAATACAAAACTGAGCTGTGCCGCACCTTCCACACCATCGGTTTCTGCCCTTATGGGCCTCGCTGCCATTTCATCCACAACGCTGAGGAGCGCCGTGGACCTCCCCAGCAGTCCTCCCCTCTAAATCCTTCCAACAAGATGGAGAGGCCTCGACTGCAGCACAGCTACAGCTTTGCAGGCTTCTCCAACTCAGCTGGGCTGAGAGACAGCCCCACCTCGGTCACCCCTCCACCCACATTATTCCCAGATGAAGTCCCCGACTGGCCAAGCAGTAACCCGTTCACCTACTCCAGCCAGGAGCTGGCCAACCTGTTTGGACCCAGCCTCAGTGGTGGTCCTGTGGGCACAGAGCCGAACACCCCTGCACCCCCCTCTCCAACAAGCACACCTTACTATTTCAGACCCATGTTGGAGTCCCCTCAGATGTTCGAGTCTCCATCCAGCCCTCGTGACTCTCTGTCAGACCAAGAGGGCTACCAGAGCAGCTGTGGAGGCAGCCTGAGCGGCTCTGAGTCCCCCACCCTTGACACCACCCGCCGCCTTCCCATCTTCAGCCGCCTCTCCATCTCTGACGACTAA